Proteins encoded in a region of the Trypanosoma brucei gambiense DAL972 chromosome 11, complete sequence genome:
- a CDS encoding ornithine decarboxylase, putative has translation MTTKSTPSSLSVNCLVAQTEKSMDIVVNDDLSCRFLEGFNTRDALCKKISMNTCDEGDPFFVADLGDIVRKHETWKKCLPRVTPFYAVKCNDDWRVLGTLAALGTGFDCASNTEIQRVRGIGVPPEKIIYANPCKQISHIRYARDSGVDVMTFDCVDELEKVAKTHPKAKMVLRISTDDSLARCRLSVKFGAKVEDCRFILEQAKKLNIDVTGVSFHVGSGSTDASTFAQAISDSRFVFDMGTELGFNMHILDIGGGFPGTRDAPLKFEEIAGVINNALEKHFPPDLKLTIVAEPGRYYVASAFTLAVNVIAKKVTPGVQTDVGAHAESNAQSFMYYVNDGVYGSFNCILYDHAVVRPLPQREPIPNEKLYPSSVWGPTCDGLDQIVERYYLPEMQVGEWLLFEDMGAYTVVGTSSFNGFQSPTIYYVVSGLPDHVVRELKSQKS, from the coding sequence ATGACCACCAAATCAACCCCCTCTTCTCTCTCTGTGAATTGTCTTGTAGCACAAACGGAGAAATCTATGGACATTGTCGTGAACGATGACTTGAGTTGTCGCTTTCTTGAAGGGTTTAATACGAGGGATGCCCTCTGTAAAAAGATCAGTATGAATACGTGTGACGAAGGTGATCCGTTTTTTGTTGCCGATCTCGGGGACATTGTAAGGAAGCACGAAACATGGAAAAAATGCCTTCCCCGCGTCACGCCGTTTTACGCGGTCAAATGCAACGATGACTGGCGCGTACTTGGAACGCTGGCGGCTCTCGGCACGGGATTTGATTGTGCTAGCAACACTGAGATACAACGTGTGAGAGGCATTGGTGTGCCAccggaaaaaataatatatgcGAACCCTTGTAAACAAATTTCACACATACGGTACGCGCGTGATAGCGGCGTTGATGTCATGACATTTGATTGCGTGGATGAACTGGAAAAGGTCGCTAAAACGCATCCAAAGGCAAAGATGGTATTAAGAATTTCTACGGATGATTCGTTGGCTCGATGCCGTCTCAGTGTAAAGTTTGGTGCAAAGGTGGAAGACTGTAGGTTTATCTTGGAGCAGGCAAAGAAACTGAATATCGACGTCACTGGTGTGAGTTTTCACGTGGGAAGCGGATCTACAGATGCCTCTACCTTCGCTCAAGCCATATCTGACTCCCGTTTCGTTTTCGACATGGGTACTGAGCTTGGGTTCAATATGCACATTCTTGATATCGGTGGTGGGTTTCCAGGGACGAGGGATGCACCACTTAAATTTGAAGAGATTGCTGGTGTCATCAACAATGCGCTGGAAAAACATTTTCCACCTGACCTCAAGCTTACCATTGTTGCCGAGCCGGGAAGGTACTACGTTGCTTCAGCTTTCACACTTGCCGTAAATGTTATTGCCAAGAAGGTGACACCAGGGGTTCAGACCGACGTCGGTGCCCATGCTGAATCAAACGCACAGAGTTTTATGTATTATGTGAATGATGGCGTGTATGGTTCATTTAATTGCATCCTGTATGACCACGCAGTCGTCAGGCCTTTGCCCCAGAGGGAGCCAATCCCCAATGAAAAGCTCTATCCCTCAAGTGTATGGGGTCCCACATGTGATGGTCTTGATCAGATAGTTGAACGATACTATCTTCCCGAGATGCAAGTGGGGGAATGGCTGCTCTTTGAGGATATGGGTGCCTACACGGTCGTAGGAACTTCTTCCTTTAATGGATTCCAGAGTCCGACTATTTACTATGTAGTCTCCGGGCTACCAGACCATGTTGTCCGGGAGTTGAAAAGTCAAAAATCATAA
- a CDS encoding receptor-type adenylate cyclase GRESAG 4,putative — MTTTKASCYISSDSALRRNSIAATAPLLLLLALTLPVGNGEVTQVNVLSLMYTTEFPVEDAVLFDKGLNVSLMARRLELKGQVKVEFIRPAAPDSPIDVAIEQGAQQSVGKLLLVLGPLGDDNIQIFKGAMEEHELVAFTPIATSSEGYGWDPHLYYLTVGPDAELMALVRYAVGVLGLQRVGVMYVKDTSFSRKSFEFVEKLMMRMGHNISCVFAPESGFSSAGNKVSLDSEWEQFAAALPQAILLLGPRGRDSRWFVMRVAEDNRTSRSHLLAQSGLQSFLLKTWCEALEATGAEFRTGQVIFSGTNPLACDTEYKAVQRFIDETKRYLGNEEEGSEDAGAGGLSNDTGGEMMMLGWMTGEVISAALGNSRVVSNRTAFMESLYYQRRYVVDDLVIGDYGNECGEEAIRQGAVCRCNQGGSMVYMKEMVSKTLLRPVTAGYVTLGMSRCSRESLQLNAPLNALLLLMQDDDVALRANVDWDVGASASVGNGHLTVHDRLFLHSFLATSDAAASILQQLLSVRIVSAVFGVVSDDMLEIEGMTFFDPITTTPRLTKPRKNVIYLSPTMEQQLYVLAEYLYSNPPPSVKAIIRSKEASEISKLLRKTLLTFDAPLSPADILDDDDELGDYLPTEGDVMVIGLTKSDVGTIAEHLETFEESRVFLIFSELALLFEELRAAFRNKASAHRLVFATNLPHWAEIEMPTDRVDNLNSVVPDRSLWSPMALLGFVTGRLMESILERMENVNPGLLADLFFKESLITVDGMWYGPYTDDCDIGKPIEGNHCIHNYGATHISVWSMARVLRSDVPLLQNPTTPSMEYIDPDAVVLTGAAIAGIGIAVFASLLLLAALGALLYFTMNRTRDNASAPKEPMEPVTIIFTDIESSTAIWAAHPELMPDAVAAHHRVIRRLIEKYDCYEVKTVGDSFMIACKGAYPAARLVWELQVSFLNHDWGTGVFDEIYRDAERERRSEDREYNPPTAYLDSEVYSRLWHGLRVRIGIHTGLCDIRRDEVTKGYDYYGQTTNMAARTESVANGGQVLMTRGTYFSLSSTERQEFGVTSLGLVPLRGVPEPVEMYQLDAIAGRVFAPLRFDREACCEQEDGTSTSASDHGSTVFELSESAQWVVASLRAVLRAFSTSQRQKLLMPICERWNVSIPRKPLPMWGEEHCEAIMRSIGAKIGSVVDHPAATDATMTGSTVTNDSVIFISGNPEAQR; from the coding sequence ATGACCACCACGAAGGCTTCGTGTTATATATCCAGTGACAGTGCCCTTCGCCGAAATTCCATTGCCGCCACGGCACCattgctgctgctactgGCGCTAACGTTGCCTGTCGGTAATGGGGAGGTCACGCAAGTGAACGTCCTATCTCTCATGTACACCACTGAATTTCCCGTGGAGGACGCCGTTTTATTTGATAAAGGACTTAACGTTTCATTAATGGCGCGCCGTTTGGAGCTCAAGGGGCAAGTGAAAGTTGAGTTTATTCGTCCTGCAGCACCTGACTCTCCAATAGATGTCGCAATCGAGCAGGGTGCTCAGCAGAGTGTAGGCAAACTATTGCTTGTTCTTGGTCCGCTGGGCGACGATAACATCCAAATATTTAAAGGTGCGATGGAAGAGCATGAGTTAGTCGCCTTTACCCCTATTGCCACTTCAAGTGAGGGCTACGGCTGGGATCCTCATCTCTACTACTTGACTGTTGGGCCGGATGCCGAGCTGATGGCTCTCGTTCGCTACGCTGTTGGTGTGTTGGGTCTTCAGCGGGTAGGCGTGATGTACGTGAAAGATACGTCGTTCAGCAGGAAATCATTTGAGTTCGTGGAGAagctgatgatgaggatgggTCACAACATAAGTTGCGTGTTCGCCCCAGAAAGTGGCTTCTCTTCTGCAGGTAATAAGGTCTCTTTGGATTCGGAATGGGAGCAATTCGCCGCTGCACTTCCACAGGCGATACTGTTGCTTGGTCCGCGCGGCCGCGATAGTAGATGGTTTGTCATGCGGGTAGCAGAGGACAATCGGACATCGCGCTCACATTTGCTTGCGCAGTCAGGGTTACAGAGCTTTTTGCTGAAAACATGGTGCGAAGCATTGGAGGCGACGGGCGCTGAGTTTAGGACTGGACAGGTGATCTTCTCAGGGACGAATCCTCTGGCATGCGACACAGAGTACAAGGCGGTACAACGGTTTATcgatgaaacaaaaaggtatCTAGGAaacgaggaggaggggagtgaGGACGCAGGGGCGGGAGGCCTCTCCAATGATACTGGGGGAGAGATGATGATGCTTGGTTGGATGACTGGTGAGGTCATTTCTGCGGCACTGGGCAACAGTAGGGTTGTGAGCAACCGCACAGCTTTTATGGAATCCTTATATTATCAACGTCGTTACGTAGTAGATGACCTCGTGATCGGTGATTACGGCAACGAATGTGGGGAGGAGGCAATTCGGCAGGGTGCTGTCTGCCGCTGCAACCAGGGTGGAAGTATGGTTTACATGAAGGAAATGGTTAGTAAGACCCTGCTAAGGCCAGTGACTGCGGGTTATGTGACTTTAGGTATGTCGCGGTGCTCGAGGGAATCTTTGCAACTTAATGCGCCTTTAAATGCTCTTCTTCTGCTTATGCAGGACGATGACGTTGCGCTAAGAGCAAACGTGGATTGGGACGTTGGCGCATCTGCTAGTGTGGGGAACGGGCACCTCACCGTGCATGACAGACTGTTTTTACACTCTTTCCTTGCGACATCAGACGCCGCCGCCAGTATTCTGCAGCAGCTGCTCAGTGTCAGGATTGTGTCGGCTGTGTTTGGTGTCGTCAGCGACGACATGCTCGAAATAGAGGGTATGACTTTCTTCGATCCGATAACAACTACTCCCCGTCTAACTAAGCCGAGGAAAAATGTTATTTACCTCTCTCCCACGATGGAACAGCAACTTTATGTGCTTGCAGAGTACCTTTACAGCAATCCGCCCCCGAGTGTCAAAGCCATCATACGGAGCaaggaggcttccgaaattTCAAAGCTGCTGAGAAAGACGCTTCTAACGTTTGATGCCCCTTTGAGCCCCGCAGACATccttgatgatgatgatgaattgGGCGACTACCTTCCGACGGAGGGAGATGTAATGGTCATCGGCCTCACCAAGTCTGATGTGGGGACGATCGCGGAGCACCTCGAGACTTTTGAGGAGAGTCGGGTGTTTTTGATCTTCTCTGAATTAGCGTTGCTGTTTGAGGAGTTGAGAGCGGCATTCAGGAACAAAGCGTCCGCCCATCGCCTCGTGTTTGCTACCAACTTACCCCACTGGGCGGAAATCGAAATGCCAACGGACCGAGTAGATAATCTTAATTCTGTCGTCCCAGATCGGTCACTGTGGTCTCCCATGGCGTTGCTCGGTTTCGTCACTGGACGGTTGATGGAGTCAATTTTGGAGCGCATGGAGAACGTGAACCCTGGACTACTGGCGGATTTATTCTTCAAGGAGAGCCTCATTACTGTCGACGGAATGTGGTACGGACCGTACACTGATGATTGTGATATCGGCAAACCAATTGAAGGAAACCACTGCATCCATAATTATGGAGCCACGCATATATCCGTGTGGTCGATGGCCCGTGTACTGAGATCGGACGTTCCACTGCTACAAAATCCCACAACACCATCGATGGAATACATCGACCCCGACGCTGTTGTATTGACTGGGGCGGCCATCGCTGGCATTGGCATTGCTGTGTTCGCCTCCTTGTTGCTCCTCGCCGCGCTTGGGGCGTTATTATACTTTACGATGAACAGAACCCGTGACAACGCCAGTGCGCCGAAGGAGCCGATGGAGCCCGTCACGATCATCTTTACTGACATTGAAAGCAGCACCGCTATatgggctgcacaccctgagctgaTGCCCGATGCCGTTGCCGCTCACCACCGCGTAATCCGCCGCTTGATTGAAAAATACGACTGCTACGAGGTGAAAACCGTTGGCGACTCGTTCATGATTGCTTGCAAAGGTGCGTACCCGGCCGCGCGGCTCGTGTGGGAGCTCCAAGTATCGTTCTTGAATCATGATTGGGGAACAGGCGTGTTTGACGAGATTTATCGTGACGCTGAAAGGGAGAGGCGGTCAGAGGACCGTGAATACAACCCACCAACTGCATATCTGGACTCCGAAGTGTACAGTCGTTTGTGGCATGGCCTGCGCGTACGTATTGGAATCCACACCGGATTGTGCGACATACGACGCGATGAGGTAACGAAGGGTTACGACTACTACGGCCAGACAACAAATATGGCTGCGCGGACGGAGAGCGTGgcaaatggtggtcaggtgctgatgacgcGTGGGACGTACTTTTCGCTTAGCTCAACTGAGCGTCAAGAGTTTGGTGTCACGTCTCTCGGCTTGGTTCCGCTCCGCGGTGTGCCCGAACCCGTGGAGATGTACCAGTTGGATGCCATTGCCGGCCGTGTCTTTGCCCCGCTACGCTTTGATAGAGAAGCCTGTTGCGAGCAGGAGGACGGGACTAGCACTTCCGCCAGTGACCACGGTTCCACAGTGTTCGAGCTAAGTGAATCAGCTCAGTGGGTCGTTGCTTCTTTGCGGGCTGTGCTTCGCGCATTCAGCACATCTCAGCGCCAAAAACTGCTTATGCCCATTTGTGAGCGCTGGAACGTGTCAATACCGCGAAAACCTCTGCCCATGTGGGGTGAAGAACACTGTGAGGCGATTATGCGGTCTATCGGGGCAAAGATTGGCTCCGTCGTGGACCACCCCGCCGCAACTGACGCCACGATGACGGGGAGCACTGTGACAAATGATTCGGTGATATTCATATCCGGAAACCCCGAAGCGCAGCGGTGA
- a CDS encoding T. brucei spp.-specific protein → MSQQASGASAQKNPTEHPPNNRPNGGVNPRHRGLSTKQRTRQHPSFENRALRCQEMGGDPWSTGWAHQSLILRLKPPPRVRDLPKRKQAIHSKGQTPPAPPPHEVESVSPSLLRSKCQHSSPGEEGGQPNVEPCHGLANSTEGYMASSASARAAPRRKLKTVDRMGPGGKWHRRGVGSRFFFSHCGVKPSPPCAPRFCNCRTPTGPAGATGAHYRLLGVYVSFPSLRTLACSRMVLAVPAPPWRERSAGRTTALLQFCYLGDGGPSVCVCAEVFTRASAFGTPPLGWSEVFARGGGGGAF, encoded by the coding sequence ATGAGCCAGCAGGCCTCCGGTGCGAGCGCACAAAAAAACCCAACGGAACATCCCCCGAATAACCGGCCGAACGGCGGCGTCAACCCGCGGCATCGGGGTCtctcaacaaaacaaaggacgCGCCAGCATCCTTCATTTGAGAACCGAGCCCTCCGATGCCAAGAAATGGGAGGCGACCCATGGTCCACCGGGTGGGCACACCAGAGTCTGATCCTGCGATTGAAACCCCCGCCCCGCGTAAGGGATCTCCCCAAGAGGAAGCAAGCGATCCACAGCAAAGGACAGACTCCTCCAGCCCCACCCCCACACGAGGTGGAGTCGGTGTCCCCCTCCCTACTCCGAAGTAAGTGCCAGCACTCCTCACCGGGGGAAGAGGGCGGACAGCCGAATGTGGAGCCCTGCCACGGACTAGCCAACAGCACCGAAGGCTACATGGCTAGTAGCGCATCTGCACGAGCGGCACCGCGCCGGAAGTTAAAAACTGTAGACCGTATGGGTCCTGGGGGAAAGTGGCACCGCAGGGGCGTAGGGTcccgttttttcttctcgcaTTGCGGTGTCAAGCCCTCCCCTCCATGTGCGCCGCGTTTCTGCAACTGTAGGACCCCCACTGGGCCCGCCGGCGCCACCGGTGCTCACTATCGGTTGCTCGGCGTGTATGTGTCCTTTCCCAGTCTTCGCACTTTGGCGTGTTCACGTATGGTTCTGGCGGTGCCGGCTCCGCCGTGGCGGGAACGATCCGCTGGGCGGACAACGGCGTTGTTGCAGTTTTGCTACTTGGGTGATGGCGGACCGTCTGTTTGTGTATGCGCGGAAGTTTTTACTCGCGCTAGCGCATTTGGCACACCGCCTTTGGGATGGTCAGAAGTTTTTGCacgcggggggggggggggtgcgTTCTGA
- a CDS encoding cytochrome b5, putative produces MEGFVSLKELQKHAAEGDLWISIDEKVYDVTKYVSQHPGGVDTLLGVAGKDGTDDFNSVGHSDIAKEELKKYCVGRLSPEDVKILKASSETSTTSAFSLELIAVTSSIVAIIIYFLFSS; encoded by the coding sequence atggaGGGGTTTGTATCGCTGAAAGAGCTTCAAAAGCATGCGGCAGAAGGTGATTTGTGGATCAGCATTGACGAGAAAGTTTATGATGTCACCAAGTACGTTAGCCAACATCCTGGTGGCGTAGACACACTCCTTGGGGTGGCCGGTAAAGATGGGACAGATGACTTTAATTCGGTTGGGCACAGTGACATTGCGAAGGAAGAGCTCAAAAAATATTGTGTGGGCAGGTTGAGCCCCGAGGACGTAAAGATCTTGAAAGCCTCTTCCGAAACATCAACCACCAGCGCCTTTTCCCTTGAGCTTATTGCGGTGACGTCTTCTATCGTGGCCATTATTATATACTTTCTATTCTCAAGCTGA